In Gemmata obscuriglobus, a single genomic region encodes these proteins:
- the dnaJ gene encoding molecular chaperone DnaJ yields the protein MAEKRCFYEVLGVTRTATEVEITKAYRQLAKQYHPDRNVGDDEAKVRYAEVDEAYTVLNDPNRRARYDRHGHAGVQGGAAGADAGGMDLGDLLGDFLGGFFGGGGGGGRRSRGPRRGENITAVLDLDLLEAATGVSKTFTVPSEQNCRECGGSGAKTGTQPAQCRRCRGQGFEVVNTGFGIATRTRCRGCNGRGVVITDPCPGCRGVGRVEAREPVTVNIPAGVDTGVRFTYPNGGHAGEPGAPRGDLELVIRVADHKVFERDGHNLICQCPIGFSRAALGGSLEITTLTNQKVTIEVPKGSQTHSTVVRVPSHGMPWLDDPRRKGDLLVQLVVETPTKLTAEQEELFRKLAELEGATVPGPRKGIFGKLKDLVSGDVPPKDEKK from the coding sequence ATGGCTGAAAAGCGCTGCTTCTACGAGGTTCTGGGCGTCACCCGCACGGCCACCGAGGTGGAGATCACCAAGGCGTACCGGCAGCTCGCGAAACAGTACCACCCGGACCGCAACGTCGGGGACGACGAGGCGAAGGTGCGGTACGCCGAGGTGGACGAGGCGTACACGGTGCTCAACGACCCGAACCGGCGCGCCCGGTACGACCGTCACGGGCACGCCGGCGTCCAGGGCGGGGCGGCCGGCGCCGACGCGGGCGGGATGGACCTCGGCGACCTGCTCGGGGACTTCCTGGGCGGGTTCTTCGGCGGCGGCGGGGGGGGCGGGCGCCGGTCCCGCGGCCCGCGCCGCGGCGAAAACATCACCGCGGTGCTCGACCTCGACCTGCTCGAGGCCGCGACCGGGGTGAGCAAGACATTCACGGTGCCGTCGGAGCAGAACTGCCGCGAGTGCGGCGGCTCCGGCGCGAAGACCGGCACCCAGCCGGCGCAGTGCCGCCGGTGCCGCGGGCAGGGCTTCGAGGTCGTCAACACCGGGTTCGGGATCGCCACGCGGACCCGGTGCCGCGGGTGCAACGGTCGCGGGGTGGTTATCACCGACCCGTGCCCGGGGTGCCGCGGGGTGGGCCGCGTGGAGGCGCGCGAGCCGGTCACGGTCAACATCCCCGCGGGGGTGGACACCGGGGTCCGGTTCACGTACCCGAACGGCGGCCACGCCGGCGAGCCCGGGGCGCCGCGGGGGGACCTCGAACTCGTGATCCGGGTGGCGGACCACAAGGTGTTCGAGCGCGACGGGCACAACCTGATCTGCCAGTGCCCGATCGGGTTCAGCCGGGCCGCCCTCGGCGGCTCGCTCGAGATCACCACGCTGACGAACCAGAAGGTGACGATCGAGGTGCCGAAGGGCAGCCAGACGCACTCCACGGTCGTGCGCGTGCCGAGCCACGGGATGCCGTGGCTCGACGACCCGCGCCGCAAGGGCGACCTGCTCGTGCAACTGGTGGTCGAAACCCCCACGAAGTTGACCGCGGAGCAAGAAGAACTGTTCCGCAAGCTCGCGGAACTGGAAGGGGCGACCGTCCCAGGCCCGCGCAAGGGGATCTTCGGCAAATTGAAGGATCTTGTGAGCGGTGACGTCCCTCCAAAAGATGAGAAGAAGTGA
- the groES gene encoding co-chaperone GroES, giving the protein MAKGDKQLVLKPLDDRVVLEPTEAEEKTAGGILLPDTAKQKPQQGKVIAVGPGKLTDKGTRTVLAVKVGDTVLFGKYSGSDVEVNGKEYKIVRESEILGKLN; this is encoded by the coding sequence ATGGCAAAAGGCGACAAGCAACTGGTCCTCAAGCCGCTCGACGACCGCGTGGTGCTGGAGCCCACCGAGGCCGAAGAGAAGACCGCCGGCGGCATCCTGCTGCCGGACACCGCGAAGCAGAAGCCCCAGCAGGGCAAGGTGATCGCGGTCGGCCCGGGCAAGCTCACCGACAAGGGCACCCGCACCGTACTGGCCGTGAAGGTCGGCGACACGGTGCTGTTCGGCAAGTACAGCGGCTCGGACGTCGAAGTGAACGGCAAAGAGTACAAGATCGTCCGCGAGTCCGAGATCCTCGGCAAGCTGAACTAG
- a CDS encoding glycine--tRNA ligase: MAKKIEDMAKFAKFCKDMGFIFQSSEIYGGINGFWDYGPLGVELKRNIKEAWWQDMVRNPPPGPDGQEIRMVGLDCAIIMNPKVWVASGHVGGFSDPMMDCKESKKRYRADQLMVVHASTAEFPIPRAGEPSDIAWAFPNGDEPAMKAAVKKLESYIKKHKIEANKVFKPLLSLGSPEVILAHVIGPDVDVPGTLTEPRAFNLMFESHAGPIASDENKVYLRPETAQGIFANYKNVLDSSRLKLPFGIAQVGKAFRNEINPRNFTFRSREFEQMEIEFFCHPDESMKWYQYWRDLRKKWYSTLGIQSGNLVPREQGKEELAHYSIGTTDIEYLFPFSDEPQELEGVAHRGNFDLSAHAKHSGKDLGYFDEEGWNALLQTRLEPFKDDKAKREEEKKKLEKEEKARFQFVPHVIEPSAGADRFTLAVLCEAYSEDSVPDAKGGTETRIVMRFHPRLAPIKAAIFPLVNKDGMDEAAKELYRELKPYFNVVYDQSGAIGRRYRRQDEAGTPFCITVDGDTMKDGTVTLRDRDTLKQERIPKGEVRARIEAALRAGT, encoded by the coding sequence ATGGCGAAGAAGATCGAGGACATGGCGAAGTTCGCCAAGTTCTGCAAGGACATGGGGTTCATCTTCCAGTCCTCGGAAATCTACGGCGGGATCAACGGGTTCTGGGACTACGGCCCGCTCGGCGTCGAGCTGAAGCGGAACATCAAGGAGGCGTGGTGGCAGGACATGGTCCGCAACCCGCCCCCGGGGCCGGACGGCCAAGAGATCCGGATGGTCGGGCTGGACTGCGCGATCATCATGAACCCGAAGGTGTGGGTCGCCAGCGGTCACGTCGGCGGGTTCTCGGATCCGATGATGGACTGTAAGGAGAGCAAGAAACGATATCGGGCAGATCAGCTCATGGTTGTCCACGCATCAACAGCGGAATTCCCGATTCCCCGCGCCGGAGAGCCTAGTGATATTGCTTGGGCATTTCCGAACGGAGATGAGCCGGCAATGAAAGCCGCAGTCAAGAAGCTCGAAAGCTATATTAAAAAGCACAAAATCGAGGCAAATAAAGTCTTTAAGCCGCTGCTGTCACTTGGTTCTCCGGAAGTCATTCTTGCGCACGTGATCGGACCTGATGTGGATGTCCCAGGCACGCTGACCGAGCCGCGGGCGTTCAACCTGATGTTCGAGTCGCACGCCGGGCCGATCGCGTCGGACGAGAACAAGGTGTACCTCCGGCCCGAGACCGCGCAGGGGATCTTCGCCAACTACAAGAACGTACTCGACTCGTCGCGGCTGAAGCTGCCGTTCGGGATCGCGCAGGTCGGTAAGGCGTTCCGCAACGAGATCAACCCGCGGAACTTCACCTTCCGGTCGCGCGAGTTCGAGCAGATGGAGATCGAGTTCTTCTGCCACCCGGACGAATCGATGAAGTGGTACCAGTACTGGCGCGACCTGCGCAAGAAGTGGTACAGCACGCTCGGCATCCAGAGCGGCAACCTCGTCCCGCGTGAGCAGGGCAAGGAGGAGCTGGCGCACTACTCGATCGGCACCACCGACATCGAGTACCTGTTCCCGTTCTCGGACGAGCCGCAGGAACTCGAAGGGGTCGCGCACCGCGGCAACTTCGACCTCTCGGCCCACGCGAAGCACAGCGGCAAAGACCTCGGCTACTTCGACGAGGAGGGCTGGAACGCGCTGCTGCAAACGCGCCTGGAGCCGTTCAAGGACGACAAGGCCAAGCGCGAGGAAGAGAAGAAGAAGCTCGAAAAGGAGGAGAAGGCGCGGTTCCAGTTCGTGCCGCACGTGATCGAGCCGTCGGCCGGGGCCGACCGGTTCACGCTCGCGGTGCTGTGCGAGGCGTACAGCGAGGACAGCGTGCCGGACGCGAAGGGCGGCACCGAGACGCGGATCGTGATGCGGTTCCACCCGCGGCTCGCGCCGATCAAGGCCGCGATCTTCCCGCTCGTCAACAAGGACGGGATGGACGAGGCCGCGAAGGAGTTGTACCGCGAGCTGAAGCCGTACTTCAACGTCGTGTACGACCAGAGCGGCGCCATCGGGCGGCGCTACCGGCGGCAGGACGAGGCCGGCACCCCGTTCTGCATCACGGTGGACGGCGACACCATGAAGGACGGCACCGTCACCCTCCGCGACCGCGACACGCTCAAGCAGGAGCGCATCCCGAAGGGCGAGGTGCGGGCGCGGATCGAAGCGGCCCTTCGCGCGGGGACGTGA
- a CDS encoding DNA gyrase inhibitor YacG, whose translation MNKVQCPICDAAMPGNWQEYPDYPFCTARCRKIDLGRWLDGKYRVPDPTSADAPVSSQDDAD comes from the coding sequence ATGAATAAGGTGCAATGTCCGATCTGTGACGCGGCAATGCCGGGGAACTGGCAGGAGTATCCCGACTACCCGTTCTGCACGGCCCGGTGTCGCAAGATCGATCTGGGGCGGTGGCTCGACGGCAAGTACCGCGTGCCCGATCCGACTTCGGCCGACGCCCCGGTATCGTCGCAAGATGACGCCGACTGA
- the groL gene encoding chaperonin GroEL (60 kDa chaperone family; promotes refolding of misfolded polypeptides especially under stressful conditions; forms two stacked rings of heptamers to form a barrel-shaped 14mer; ends can be capped by GroES; misfolded proteins enter the barrel where they are refolded when GroES binds), which translates to MAKQLLYTDDARKKLLAGAEKLAKAVGSTLGPTGRNVIIDKSFGGPTVTKDGVTVSKEVDLADPFENMGAKLVNAVAQKTSDTAGDGTTTATVLALAVYQEGLRNITAGANPMAVKRGIDKAVKAAVEHLETQLTRKVSKKEELKQVAAISANNDPKIGELMAEAFEKVGRDGVITVEEGKTAETVHEFVEGMQFDKGYLSPYFVVNTPDLKWEQKDVSILLFEKKLSNVREMLPLLDAVAQTRKPLLIVAEDVESEALAVLVVNRLRGLLEVCAVKAPGFGDRRKAMMEDIAVLTGGTFVSEDLGVKLDSVEEPSAAEQQRGARPTPKVFALLGHADQVSVDKENCTIIVDPDDDREAAIKARAQTIRTQMDQTESEYDKEKFSERLAKLLGGVAIIKVGASTEAEMKQTKGRVEDALHATRAAVSEGIVPGGGVALLRCVPVVEALSEKLKGDERIGAEIVARALLKPIRTIAENGGVDGAVIADEVTTRGEKDPNIGYNANSGKYEDMFKAGVLDPLRVTRSALTNAASIASLMLTTEVMITRIDEDDKKSKVTGAIA; encoded by the coding sequence ATGGCGAAGCAACTGCTCTACACCGACGACGCGCGGAAGAAGCTCCTGGCCGGGGCCGAGAAGCTGGCCAAGGCGGTCGGCTCCACCCTCGGGCCGACCGGCCGCAACGTCATCATCGACAAGTCGTTCGGCGGGCCGACCGTCACCAAGGACGGCGTGACCGTCTCGAAGGAGGTCGACCTCGCCGACCCGTTCGAGAACATGGGCGCCAAGCTGGTGAACGCGGTCGCCCAGAAGACCAGCGACACCGCCGGGGACGGCACCACCACCGCCACCGTGCTCGCGCTGGCCGTCTACCAGGAAGGGCTGCGGAACATCACCGCCGGCGCCAACCCGATGGCTGTCAAGCGGGGCATCGATAAGGCCGTGAAGGCCGCCGTCGAGCACCTCGAGACGCAGCTCACCCGCAAGGTGTCGAAGAAGGAAGAGCTGAAGCAGGTCGCCGCGATCTCGGCCAACAACGACCCGAAGATCGGCGAGCTGATGGCCGAGGCGTTCGAGAAGGTCGGCCGCGACGGAGTCATCACCGTCGAGGAGGGCAAGACCGCCGAGACGGTCCACGAGTTCGTCGAGGGGATGCAGTTCGACAAGGGGTACCTGTCCCCGTACTTCGTGGTCAACACCCCCGACCTGAAGTGGGAGCAGAAGGACGTCTCGATCCTGCTGTTCGAGAAGAAGCTCTCGAACGTGCGCGAGATGCTGCCGCTGCTCGACGCCGTCGCGCAGACCCGCAAGCCGCTGCTGATCGTCGCCGAGGACGTGGAGAGTGAGGCCCTCGCGGTGCTGGTGGTGAACCGGCTGCGCGGGCTGCTCGAGGTGTGCGCGGTGAAGGCCCCGGGCTTCGGCGACCGCCGCAAGGCCATGATGGAGGACATCGCGGTCCTCACCGGCGGCACGTTCGTGAGCGAAGACCTGGGCGTGAAGCTCGACAGCGTCGAGGAGCCGAGCGCGGCGGAGCAGCAGCGCGGCGCCCGCCCCACGCCGAAGGTGTTCGCCCTCCTCGGCCACGCCGACCAGGTGTCGGTGGACAAGGAGAACTGCACCATCATCGTGGACCCGGACGACGACCGCGAGGCGGCCATCAAGGCACGGGCGCAGACCATCCGCACCCAGATGGACCAGACCGAGAGCGAGTACGACAAGGAGAAGTTCTCCGAGCGGCTCGCGAAGCTCCTGGGCGGGGTCGCGATCATCAAGGTCGGGGCCTCCACCGAGGCCGAGATGAAGCAGACCAAGGGCCGCGTGGAGGACGCGCTGCACGCCACCCGCGCCGCGGTGTCCGAGGGCATCGTCCCCGGCGGCGGGGTGGCCCTGCTGCGGTGCGTCCCGGTGGTCGAGGCGCTCAGCGAGAAGCTGAAGGGCGACGAGCGCATCGGGGCCGAGATCGTGGCCCGGGCGCTGCTGAAGCCGATCCGCACCATCGCCGAGAACGGCGGCGTGGACGGGGCCGTGATCGCCGACGAGGTGACCACCCGCGGCGAGAAGGACCCGAACATCGGGTACAACGCCAACAGCGGCAAGTACGAGGACATGTTCAAGGCCGGCGTCCTCGACCCGCTCCGCGTGACCCGCAGCGCGCTGACCAACGCGGCCAGCATCGCCAGCCTGATGCTCACCACCGAGGTGATGATCACCCGGATCGACGAGGACGACAAGAAGTCGAAGGTGACCGGCGCGATCGCGTGA
- a CDS encoding nucleotide exchange factor GrpE, translating to MADETPADATTEPTPAADAAELVAVRARLEASEAELSNYKLKLADFENTRKRLLRDAETDRKYAAEGVMRDLLPALDNLDRAVEAAKRAGDTGPLAVGVAATYTQFLDALKRHGVLRIVCEPGSPFDPNKHEAVMKQPGTEFPPDSVVQVLQHGFTLHERVLRPTTVMVASE from the coding sequence ATGGCCGACGAAACACCTGCCGACGCGACCACCGAACCGACCCCGGCCGCCGATGCCGCGGAACTCGTTGCGGTGCGGGCCAGACTTGAGGCCAGCGAGGCCGAACTGAGCAACTACAAGCTCAAGCTCGCGGACTTCGAAAACACCCGCAAGCGCCTGCTCCGCGACGCCGAAACGGACCGGAAGTACGCCGCCGAGGGCGTGATGCGCGACCTGCTGCCCGCGCTCGACAACCTCGACCGCGCGGTGGAGGCGGCGAAGCGGGCCGGCGACACCGGCCCCCTGGCGGTCGGCGTGGCCGCCACCTACACCCAGTTCCTCGACGCGCTGAAGCGGCACGGGGTGCTGCGCATCGTGTGCGAGCCGGGGAGCCCGTTCGACCCGAACAAGCACGAAGCGGTGATGAAGCAGCCGGGCACCGAATTCCCGCCCGACAGCGTCGTGCAGGTGCTCCAGCACGGGTTCACGCTCCACGAGCGCGTCCTGCGGCCGACCACCGTGATGGTGGCGTCGGAGTAG
- a CDS encoding TIGR03066 family protein gives MRAILTTATLFVLAGSLSAGDNEPVLDPAKLVGKWEAKGDPEKRLVVFEFEEQGGLVVRITRKGEESKAAGKYQIEGRTLTLTLKIAGVEDSRSVTVAKLTDGQLFGTGEKGRPLLLVRMRDK, from the coding sequence ATGCGCGCAATACTCACGACCGCGACCCTGTTCGTACTGGCGGGAAGTCTGTCGGCGGGGGACAACGAACCGGTGCTCGACCCGGCCAAACTCGTCGGGAAGTGGGAAGCCAAGGGCGACCCGGAGAAGCGACTGGTTGTGTTTGAGTTCGAGGAACAGGGCGGGCTCGTCGTGCGGATCACCCGCAAGGGCGAGGAGAGTAAGGCCGCGGGCAAATATCAAATCGAAGGGCGTACCCTCACGCTCACGCTGAAAATCGCGGGCGTGGAAGACTCGCGCTCGGTCACCGTCGCCAAGCTGACCGACGGTCAACTGTTCGGAACCGGTGAGAAGGGGCGTCCGCTGCTCCTCGTGCGCATGCGGGACAAGTGA
- the groL gene encoding chaperonin GroEL (60 kDa chaperone family; promotes refolding of misfolded polypeptides especially under stressful conditions; forms two stacked rings of heptamers to form a barrel-shaped 14mer; ends can be capped by GroES; misfolded proteins enter the barrel where they are refolded when GroES binds), with amino-acid sequence MASKQLSYADDARQKLLAGASKLARAVRSTLGPRGRNAVLDKGWGAPNVTKDGVTVAEEIELQDPFENMGAQLVKEASSKTSDVAGDGTTTATVLAEFIFREGLKSVAGGHDPMAVVRGVQKGVEKVVEELHKIAEEIDPKDNKSITEVASIAANNDKEIGKKLAEAMKLVGATNGVITIEEGKSADTEIKVVQGMQFDRGYLSPHFVTNPETVTCEFENPYILIYEEKISSLKTIIPLLEWAAKEKVQLLIIAEDIEGEALAALVLNKLKGVVQVCAVKAPGYGDRRKAMLEDIAILTGGKAIFKDLAVQIDATTPGPKGAIPTVVAEKMLGRAKKVKIDSENTTVTEGAGKKPDITGRAESIRKEIEKTESEYDREKLQERLAKLAGGVAQVKVGGATETAMKERKALYEDSLHATRAALAEGIVPGGGVALLNARKVLEKAMKAEGDEAAGMGVLYRALAMPCQMIAENAGKDGTVVVSHVLKGKDKNYGYNADTDKYEDLRASGVIDPVKVTRSALQHGASVACLLLTTECMIADIPEPKKAGGDHHDHDHGGGMGGMGGMGGMGGMGGMGGMM; translated from the coding sequence ATGGCATCGAAGCAACTTTCGTACGCGGATGACGCACGGCAGAAGCTCCTCGCGGGCGCCAGCAAGCTGGCCCGGGCCGTCCGCTCCACCCTCGGGCCGCGCGGCCGCAACGCGGTGCTCGATAAGGGCTGGGGCGCGCCGAACGTCACCAAGGACGGCGTCACCGTCGCCGAGGAGATCGAGCTCCAGGACCCGTTCGAGAACATGGGCGCGCAGCTCGTCAAGGAGGCGTCCTCGAAGACCAGCGACGTGGCGGGCGACGGCACCACCACCGCCACCGTGCTCGCGGAGTTCATCTTCCGCGAGGGGCTCAAGAGCGTCGCCGGCGGGCACGACCCGATGGCCGTCGTGCGCGGCGTCCAGAAGGGCGTCGAGAAGGTCGTGGAAGAGCTCCACAAGATCGCCGAAGAGATCGACCCGAAGGACAACAAGTCCATCACTGAGGTCGCCAGCATCGCGGCCAACAACGACAAGGAGATCGGCAAGAAGCTCGCCGAGGCGATGAAGCTGGTCGGCGCCACCAACGGCGTCATCACCATCGAAGAGGGCAAGAGCGCCGACACCGAGATCAAGGTCGTCCAGGGGATGCAGTTCGACCGCGGGTACCTGTCCCCGCACTTCGTCACCAACCCCGAGACGGTGACCTGCGAGTTCGAGAACCCGTACATCCTGATCTACGAAGAGAAGATCAGCTCGCTGAAGACCATCATCCCGCTGCTCGAGTGGGCCGCGAAGGAGAAGGTCCAACTCCTCATCATCGCCGAGGACATCGAAGGCGAGGCGCTCGCGGCCCTCGTCCTCAACAAGCTCAAGGGCGTGGTGCAGGTGTGCGCCGTGAAGGCCCCGGGTTACGGCGACCGCCGCAAGGCCATGCTCGAAGACATCGCCATCCTCACCGGCGGTAAGGCGATCTTCAAGGACCTCGCGGTCCAGATCGACGCCACCACCCCGGGTCCGAAGGGCGCGATCCCGACCGTCGTGGCCGAGAAGATGCTCGGCCGCGCCAAGAAGGTGAAGATCGACTCCGAGAACACCACCGTCACCGAAGGTGCGGGCAAGAAGCCGGACATCACCGGCCGGGCCGAGTCGATCCGCAAGGAGATCGAGAAGACCGAGAGCGAGTACGACCGCGAGAAGCTGCAAGAGCGGCTCGCCAAGCTCGCCGGCGGCGTGGCCCAGGTGAAGGTCGGCGGCGCCACCGAGACCGCGATGAAGGAGCGGAAGGCGCTGTACGAGGACAGCCTGCACGCGACCCGCGCGGCCCTGGCCGAGGGGATCGTCCCGGGCGGCGGCGTGGCCCTGCTGAACGCCCGCAAGGTTCTCGAGAAGGCGATGAAGGCCGAGGGCGACGAGGCCGCCGGCATGGGCGTGCTGTACCGCGCCCTCGCGATGCCGTGCCAGATGATCGCGGAGAACGCCGGCAAGGACGGCACCGTGGTCGTGTCCCACGTCCTCAAGGGCAAGGACAAGAACTACGGCTACAACGCCGACACCGACAAATACGAAGACCTCCGCGCGTCGGGCGTCATCGACCCGGTGAAGGTGACCCGCAGCGCCCTCCAGCACGGCGCCAGCGTCGCGTGCCTGCTCCTCACCACCGAGTGCATGATCGCCGACATCCCCGAGCCGAAGAAGGCCGGCGGCGACCACCACGACCACGATCACGGCGGAGGCATGGGTGGCATGGGCGGCATGGGCGGGATGGGCGGCATGGGTGGCATGGGCGGGATGATGTAA
- a CDS encoding FmdB family zinc ribbon protein gives MPTYDYRCNACGHTFDELQKFSDPPLTKCPACKKNKLERLFGGGGAIIFKGGGFYETDYRRAGQKSESGESGGGEAAKETKSETPAADSTPKTETKSESKGTGGAKKKDK, from the coding sequence ATGCCTACCTACGACTACCGCTGTAACGCGTGCGGGCACACGTTCGACGAACTCCAAAAGTTCTCCGACCCGCCGCTGACCAAGTGCCCCGCGTGCAAGAAGAACAAGCTCGAGCGGCTGTTCGGCGGGGGCGGCGCAATCATCTTCAAGGGCGGCGGGTTCTACGAGACGGACTACCGCCGGGCGGGTCAAAAGTCCGAGAGCGGCGAATCCGGCGGGGGTGAGGCGGCGAAGGAAACCAAGAGCGAAACCCCGGCGGCCGACAGCACGCCGAAGACCGAAACGAAGAGCGAAAGCAAGGGCACCGGCGGCGCGAAGAAGAAGGATAAGTGA
- a CDS encoding NYN domain-containing protein yields MTFLIDGYNLMFALGLVGRKTPAPQFERARTKFLDWLASRLKGRIASARVVFDAQQAPAPSLEMVHRGVRVRFAYQRTADDVIEELVEVEPKPRTVTVVSNDARIADAARRAGCGVASCQEFTDWLISEAKEYGAKKGTAPEPDKPEPAEEDTDELLRVFTTPASHKPAGHKP; encoded by the coding sequence GTGACGTTCCTCATCGACGGTTACAACCTGATGTTCGCCCTCGGGCTCGTGGGCCGCAAGACGCCGGCGCCGCAGTTCGAACGCGCCCGCACCAAGTTCCTCGACTGGCTGGCGAGCAGATTGAAGGGCCGCATTGCGAGCGCCCGCGTCGTGTTCGACGCGCAGCAGGCCCCCGCCCCGTCGCTCGAAATGGTTCACCGCGGGGTGCGGGTCCGGTTCGCCTACCAGCGCACCGCGGACGACGTGATTGAAGAGCTGGTCGAGGTGGAGCCGAAGCCCCGGACCGTGACGGTCGTTTCGAACGACGCCCGCATCGCCGACGCCGCGCGCCGGGCCGGGTGCGGCGTCGCGTCGTGCCAGGAGTTCACCGACTGGCTCATCAGCGAAGCGAAGGAGTACGGCGCGAAGAAGGGAACCGCACCGGAGCCCGATAAACCCGAACCGGCCGAAGAAGACACGGACGAACTGCTCCGCGTGTTCACGACCCCGGCGAGCCACAAGCCCGCGGGTCACAAACCGTGA
- a CDS encoding TIGR02996 domain-containing protein, which translates to MTADERGFLATLDTNPNDHTARAAYADWLDEQGRRYEAAIERGRAGLSEVYFKIRRKSDGLFSEGRSPSQSRVRWSAKGKTWRRMNDVRAHMLNLKDGKSYGGTPWNDIEVVLHEVRVVFTAALPVSVANGTLSSRGANVIITEPNADHAEG; encoded by the coding sequence ATGACCGCTGACGAGCGCGGGTTCCTCGCCACGCTGGACACGAACCCGAACGACCACACGGCCCGCGCCGCGTACGCGGACTGGCTGGACGAACAGGGGCGCCGCTACGAAGCCGCGATCGAGCGCGGCCGCGCCGGGCTGTCGGAGGTGTACTTCAAGATCCGGCGCAAGTCCGACGGGCTGTTCTCCGAAGGACGCTCGCCCAGCCAGAGCCGCGTCCGGTGGAGCGCGAAGGGCAAGACGTGGCGCCGGATGAACGACGTGCGCGCCCACATGCTTAACCTGAAAGACGGCAAGAGCTACGGCGGCACGCCCTGGAACGACATTGAGGTCGTTCTGCACGAGGTCCGGGTTGTGTTCACGGCCGCTCTTCCGGTGTCGGTCGCGAACGGTACCCTCTCGTCCCGCGGCGCCAACGTTATCATTACCGAGCCGAACGCCGACCACGCCGAGGGATGA